From the Pseudomonas syringae KCTC 12500 genome, the window ACGGCGTGCTCCTGATAAGGCACCCAGTTAAGGCAGGCCTGGGCCAGCGTCTTGCCGCCGTCCACAGCTTTGCCTATGCCATAGCTGGCAAGCGCGATCGGATGTCGAGCACGTCGGCCTCCATCACTGTAGATCGATCCAATTCGATCAAGAGCCAGGTCGAGCGGCACCCCGTTCTCGAGCAGAGCGGTCATGCTCTCGTAAAGCCGGATCCGCTCATTGCCTCCAAACTGGTTCCTGTAAAAGCCATCTACAAGCCCAGACCAGGCGTCCATCACCTTACTGAGCATGGACTTCTGCCTCAGGCGCTTCGGCATCCAGCATGTAGCTGTCAAAATCCAATGGACCGACTACGGCCTCTGCCATGCGCGGGTCAATCAGCCCTGTATTTATCTTGATGAGCGTGTGGGCAACCTTCGTGATACCACCCATGTGCTTGACCCAATACTGGCGCGCAGCGCTTGGGCCATTCTTTCGGATCTCCTCCATGAACCGGTGGGTCGGGAGAAGAATCTCGGCGACAGCGGCCCTTCCGTTCACCCCGTCACGGCATAGAGAGCAACCCGGCCCAGCCAGATAGACCTGATCCAGCACGGTCATCTTTTCGAGCCGCTCGACCAGCTGCGGATCCAAGGTACTGATCTGGCTGCGCGCAGGCACGCGACACTTCTTGCACAGCGTTGGCAGCAGTGACTGGTTGATAAGGCCGACAATGAGTGTTGGGTCGGTGACCAGGCTTGTATCAGCCCCCATGTCGATCAGGCGAGGAATTGCTGCTACAGCGTTGTTGGTGTGCAGAGTCGATAAAACCAGGTGGCCGGTCATCCCCCCTCGCAGTGCCCCCTGAGCTGATTCAAGGTCTCGAATCTCCCCATACATCAGTATGTCGGGGTCGAGTCGCACGGAGTTTGTAATGGATTCTCCCCATGACTCATTGCTGCCAAGAGGGGACTGATTTGCACGCATCGGATATTCGGGCGGGTCCTCAACGGTCAGGATATGTTTTGTGCCTTTGCACTCTTCAGCCAGAAGGTTGATCTGCACCTGGAGCGACTTCGATTTCCCTGATCCAGTCGGACCGGTCAATATGATCACGCCGTAAGGAAGACTTCTCAGCCGCTTGAACAGCAAATTCTGTTCTGGCAGAAATCCCAGATCGTCGACGGACTGTTTCTCCTGATCGTCATAAATCAGTCGCAGCACCATCAAAGGCCCTTCGACGAGAGGGCGGGTTGCTACACGGGCCCCTGACAGTCCCAATTGATCGAGGAAGGTGCGAGCCATGCGCGCATCTTGTTTCAGTTCCGGTTGATAGTAGCCCTCAGATTTGACGTCACACATTGAGTTGAAAAGTGAAGAACAGAGCTCGTTTCCTACGGCGCTCTGGATCTGCCCGTACTCCCGCAAGAGACCGTCCTCGCGAAACTTGATGTAGGTGATTTCGTGGCCAACGATGAAGTGAACGTCGGAAGCACGTCGTGCATGGGCCGCGCCGATGATACGAATCACCTCTTGTTGACGCTGGGTACTGTCTATAGATCCGGCGAAAGCTTTACCCGCATTCTGATACAGAGACTTGATGTCGCTGAGCGTGCTGCTGATGGTCTGAAACGGCACGCCGGCTCGGTCCAGGCGGTCCATAAATGCCATCACATAAGGGTCGTGCATGTGCTGAGACGACACGAGCAATTCTGCTTCTTCAGCCTCTGGGGCAGGTGCTAACAAGGCAACGAGCTGACGCAACTCGCTGGTGATGTCCCCCCACCGATTTCCCTCCGCAGTCAGGACGGTTCCGACCACGTCAGATTGCATGGCAATGGTGATCGGTTGCACGACTGCGGTCGGCCGGGCGACCTGGCGTGCCAACGGATCAGCCTCAATGTCTGGCTCAATTCGTACCGCGCCGCTCATCGCTGAAACTCCTGCGACACGCTGGACAGCGGACTCATAGCCGAGGGCTGCCCCGGAGCTACAGGCTTGAGTGTCTGCAGTGACATTTGGGGCGCGTCAACCGAGCCACTTGGTGCCCGGGTCGAGAAACCTAATGGATATCGGCGTCCGTCATGGCCCAGTACCACGCTGTCGAGTGACACGCTGATTACCTTGAATCCTCCTGGCAGCTCAGCATTACCAACAGATGCATCGACCTCGAAACCACTTCCGTACAGTAACGTTGCATACAGAGCGTTATTCATCCTGAACACGGTCTTGACCACCGGCAACTGCGGTGTGCTGTTGCTGGCCGGGGCGGGCGTCGTGTAAGCGTTCTGCGTAGTCTGAACCGGCACAGACGTGATTGTTTTGGCTCCGTTTACGATGTCTTCCTTGGCACGAGCCCGCGCCGCCTGTGCTGTGAAGAGCAGGGTTTCACTCTGCACCTGGGACAACTCACCAATGTTGATCCGGCTCAGGTCGGTGGGAGATGGGTCGGCAGCGACGGCCATGTTGCCGGCAGCCACGCAGGACAATAGAAACGTCAGCAGAATGGAGGCGCGAGGGTTAATGCACATAGAGGTCACCTATGACGTTCCAGGTTAATTTGCCGTCTTGAAAGTCGGTTTTGATTTCACGCAGGCGCATGCCCGTGCTTTCCACGCCTTGAAGAACAGTCGCTGGCGGTAACGGGCTCGTGTAGCGGATCTCGAAGTGTCGATAATCCGGAGGCGGTGGTGGTGGAGGGGCTGGCTGGCCAGGCAAAGCTGGTGGCTGGACAACCGTCACAGGTACTTCCGTGATCTTGGGCTGGACGTTCTGGGCTTGCAGCCATGAAGTGATGCTGTCCAAGGCCTGCGTTGCCGGGTTCAGGACGTCATCACCCGCCAGCGGCAGCTCGAAGGTGAGCTTCACCGCGGCCATGTTGCCTTCGTCGTAGAACGCGGGCGTATCAGCAAAGTAGCCCGCCGTAGCGGCGCTGAAAGCGAGCGTGGTGCTGTTGCCGGTCCGGTTGTAGTTGGCCGACATCAGCGTTCCGTCGCATTTAGCTGAGACGAATAGCCATCCTTCGATTGCAGGTGGTAACTGGTCAATTGCGCCGTTACAGCCTCTAAGAAATACTGGGACAGAAGGCTGTTTTACCCACGGATGTACAAGCGCCTCGATCACAACTGGGGAGTTTGTTCGCTGGTTCAGGGCATCCAATTCGGCTTGCCTTGCAGCTTCTGCCGCTTGCTGCGCCTGACGAGCAAGTTGCAGCTTATGTTCATTCCACTGGTGCCACCCAATCAGGCCGGCCACGATCAAGGCACCAATCAACCCGGCTTTCAGCAGCTCCTGTCTGGACAGGCCGAATGCCAGCGGTGTCAGTTTGTATTCGCGCTTGAGATTTGATGGCTGCAACAATGCTTCAGGGTCGAATTGTTCGCCACCGCGACCAAACTCCGGCGGGAGAAAAATCTTGTCGAAGCTCATCGAGCGGCTCAGTTGCTGAGCCACCTTCTTTTTTATTTCCTCACTGCTGCCTACCAGGTCTGCACCGGGTATGACCGCACCTCGGTACACTGCGACCAAGGCGTATCTATCCTCGGCGTCCTCGATCTTCCAGGCAGCCAGCCACGATGCGCCCAGCTGCCCGGCGAGTGCAGCTGCAAGGGAATACATACCTTTGACTGCACCGTCATTCTGCGAAACAAATCCAGCCTGAATCACCGACTCGGTATGCCTGATGGCCACGATGTCCATTTGCTGGGTGCGACCAAACTGGCGTGCTTCCTTCATGTAGCCGGTAAGGCTAACCAACGGGTGCCACAGCAGGCCTGTAACGAAAGATCGTCCGTGATAAGTCAGAATCTGAACTTTGCCATCGCTGGGCGTTGGGGGGCGAGTAGCGCGCTTTCGTATCAGAGAGAACAGGTTCGCCATGTCAGTTGGTCACAATCGGGGTGATCAGCACTACCAGCACGCTTTTTGACGAGGTGCGCTTACGCCCACCTCCAAGCCCGAAGAATCCGGGGGAACCTGTGCCGATCTTGTCCGTGTTGTCGCTGAGCTCCTCAAAGCCCGACAGGATCAATGTCTGACCGCTGCGCAGCTTCACCTTCGGTGACAAACTTTTCGCATCGTAGTTGGGGATCTGGACGCTGGAGCCGTTGCTCGTGAATGGCTCGAAGGTAGGTTTGGAGCTCATATTGATCGATACCATGAGCAACATCTCGTCATCGTCCATCAAGCGAGGCTGCAGTGTCATGTTGAAGCCGGAGGTGATAGTGCCCGGAGTAATTGCCGTGCTGGAGCCCACTGACGCCGTGGTGTTGGTCTGAACCGATGGGATGTAGCCTTGGACGTTGCCGATCTGCAGCGGAGCAGGCTGCAGATTCAATGTGGTCACAGACGGCGATCGAACATTCGAGATCCGGGCCTGCTCTGCGATTGCCTGGATGATCGCGTTCGAACCTGCCCAGGCAGAGTTGGCCGTATCGACAATGCCAACAGAGCCCGAGATTGCGCTGGAGCTGATGCCTGGCACAGTATTCGAGAGAGACAGGCCCCACTTTGTGCTCAGCGAGTTGTAGACGGCCGCCCAGTTCAAAGCCAGCTGATCGGTGTCGGTCAGCGTCGCCTCAAACACCTTCACATTGAACAGCACTTGTTGGGTGATCGCGTGGTTGGTCTTGGCCAGATAGGTCTCAACGTTCGAAAGCACGTCGGGCCGGTCAGTCACGGTCAACGTCCCGGTCGACGGTGACAGATACATGCGACCAGGCGGCGAGGTACTCAGCATTGCCCTCACGTTGCTCTGGATGTCAGTCAGGATCGATGTGTTGAGAGTGACTGTAGTGCTCTGGTTGCTGCCCGAGTCACCCGAAACGCCTGAGGAACTGCTACCTGACGATGATCCGCTCGACGAACCACTTCCCGAACCTGAGGAGGTGGTCATACCGGATCTGACGGTGCTTTTGATTTCCTGCACGTCTCCAAATGCGTAGACGTCAAACACCTTGGTGTCGAAATAGCTGACCTGCACTGACCGTGAGGTGGGATTGAATCGATAGGTGAGTCCCAGCCGCGCGGTGACCTCATCCAGCAGACCCGAGGCTTTCCCTGTGAAGCGCAACCCACTGACGAGGTTCGGTGTCAGCATGGATGCGAAGTCAGAACTTCTCCCCTGAGAGGCCTGCGCCATGTTGGAGCCGCCCGTAATACCTGCAGGCAGCAACCCGGCCAGGCTATCAGGGTTGGGGGCCGTGCTGATTGGAGGCGCATTGTTGCCCTGTGCAGGTGCATTAGCGTTCAGCAGGCCAGGATTGAGCGCATCCGGCGAGACCAGGACAGGGATCCCGCACTGTCTGGAAATGTACTGGGCAATTTCAGCAATTCCGACACTGCCAGCAGGCCTATATGCGACCTCACAGTCATACTTGGTGGGGATGCCTCGTCTCGCAACAACTGGCTGCGTTGAAACCCAGGGTTTGTCGCTGAATATCACTGTGTCCCGACGTTCCTGTTGCTGCTTGTTACGCTGGATAGCCGCGTAACGGCCGGCAGAATCGGCGGTAGCCTCTGCCCGTGCAGCGGCTTCATCCACCCGTTGCACTGAGCATGCTGATGCCGTTAGAACAGCGAGACTCAGAGCGGTCTGACGCATGAAGGGCATGCTCATTTTTTCCTCTCCGATACGTGCAGAACCTGCTGACCATTGCCCTCATTACCGTCCACCACAAAGGACCGTTTGGCGTTGTCGTACAGAGGGAATATCTGCCCGACCGCCGAGCTGAAAGAGCCTGTAAAACTCAACGGTG encodes:
- a CDS encoding GspE/PulE family protein produces the protein MSGAVRIEPDIEADPLARQVARPTAVVQPITIAMQSDVVGTVLTAEGNRWGDITSELRQLVALLAPAPEAEEAELLVSSQHMHDPYVMAFMDRLDRAGVPFQTISSTLSDIKSLYQNAGKAFAGSIDSTQRQQEVIRIIGAAHARRASDVHFIVGHEITYIKFREDGLLREYGQIQSAVGNELCSSLFNSMCDVKSEGYYQPELKQDARMARTFLDQLGLSGARVATRPLVEGPLMVLRLIYDDQEKQSVDDLGFLPEQNLLFKRLRSLPYGVIILTGPTGSGKSKSLQVQINLLAEECKGTKHILTVEDPPEYPMRANQSPLGSNESWGESITNSVRLDPDILMYGEIRDLESAQGALRGGMTGHLVLSTLHTNNAVAAIPRLIDMGADTSLVTDPTLIVGLINQSLLPTLCKKCRVPARSQISTLDPQLVERLEKMTVLDQVYLAGPGCSLCRDGVNGRAAVAEILLPTHRFMEEIRKNGPSAARQYWVKHMGGITKVAHTLIKINTGLIDPRMAEAVVGPLDFDSYMLDAEAPEAEVHAQ
- the pilP gene encoding type IV pilus biogenesis protein PilP — translated: MCINPRASILLTFLLSCVAAGNMAVAADPSPTDLSRINIGELSQVQSETLLFTAQAARARAKEDIVNGAKTITSVPVQTTQNAYTTPAPASNSTPQLPVVKTVFRMNNALYATLLYGSGFEVDASVGNAELPGGFKVISVSLDSVVLGHDGRRYPLGFSTRAPSGSVDAPQMSLQTLKPVAPGQPSAMSPLSSVSQEFQR
- the pilO2 gene encoding type 4b pilus protein PilO2, giving the protein MANLFSLIRKRATRPPTPSDGKVQILTYHGRSFVTGLLWHPLVSLTGYMKEARQFGRTQQMDIVAIRHTESVIQAGFVSQNDGAVKGMYSLAAALAGQLGASWLAAWKIEDAEDRYALVAVYRGAVIPGADLVGSSEEIKKKVAQQLSRSMSFDKIFLPPEFGRGGEQFDPEALLQPSNLKREYKLTPLAFGLSRQELLKAGLIGALIVAGLIGWHQWNEHKLQLARQAQQAAEAARQAELDALNQRTNSPVVIEALVHPWVKQPSVPVFLRGCNGAIDQLPPAIEGWLFVSAKCDGTLMSANYNRTGNSTTLAFSAATAGYFADTPAFYDEGNMAAVKLTFELPLAGDDVLNPATQALDSITSWLQAQNVQPKITEVPVTVVQPPALPGQPAPPPPPPPDYRHFEIRYTSPLPPATVLQGVESTGMRLREIKTDFQDGKLTWNVIGDLYVH
- a CDS encoding PilN family type IVB pilus formation outer membrane protein, whose amino-acid sequence is MSMPFMRQTALSLAVLTASACSVQRVDEAAARAEATADSAGRYAAIQRNKQQQERRDTVIFSDKPWVSTQPVVARRGIPTKYDCEVAYRPAGSVGIAEIAQYISRQCGIPVLVSPDALNPGLLNANAPAQGNNAPPISTAPNPDSLAGLLPAGITGGSNMAQASQGRSSDFASMLTPNLVSGLRFTGKASGLLDEVTARLGLTYRFNPTSRSVQVSYFDTKVFDVYAFGDVQEIKSTVRSGMTTSSGSGSGSSSGSSSGSSSSGVSGDSGSNQSTTVTLNTSILTDIQSNVRAMLSTSPPGRMYLSPSTGTLTVTDRPDVLSNVETYLAKTNHAITQQVLFNVKVFEATLTDTDQLALNWAAVYNSLSTKWGLSLSNTVPGISSSAISGSVGIVDTANSAWAGSNAIIQAIAEQARISNVRSPSVTTLNLQPAPLQIGNVQGYIPSVQTNTTASVGSSTAITPGTITSGFNMTLQPRLMDDDEMLLMVSINMSSKPTFEPFTSNGSSVQIPNYDAKSLSPKVKLRSGQTLILSGFEELSDNTDKIGTGSPGFFGLGGGRKRTSSKSVLVVLITPIVTN